One segment of Gasterosteus aculeatus chromosome 3, fGasAcu3.hap1.1, whole genome shotgun sequence DNA contains the following:
- the LOC144405508 gene encoding transferrin receptor protein 1-like, with product MRATTRASERRWHRYVVIGAQRDAWGACFATSTVGTSLLVELARSVSDMVKNDGFKPRRSIVFASWSAGEYGSVGATEWLEVKYPDSSSTLYSQFAKRSLEPNVLEPFKLDAAAYPFLAFSGIPSVSFGFTSGNLEYPYFGTELDTREKLNVAAGNQVPQLAETAARFAGHMVLRLVHDHLLRMDVMKYNNIIRNHVVQINTKVYSVKRMQPQLLPKALTVQWLISASGSYGRVAQRLVTDMQNSDLEDIEMCRIINDRIMAVERNLLSPYVSPRDSPFRHIMLGSGPHTLKALSNHLDGLKNDHPESDADLFRNQLAMATWTVQGCANSLAGDIWALDNEI from the exons atgagagccaccacgcgagcgtcggaaaggagatggc ATCGATATGTCGTAATCGGCGCTCAGAGGGATGCATGGGGGGCGTGTTTTGCTACGTCGACCGTCGGCACCAGCCTCCTCGTGGAGTTGGCCCGTTCCGTCTCGGACATGGTGAAGAATG ATGGTTTCAAACCAAGGAGAAGCATCGTGTTCGCTAGTTGGAGTGCTGGGGAATATGGGAGTGTTGGCGCCACCGAGTGGTTGGAG GTGAAATATCCAGACAGTTCTTCGACACTCTACTCCCAATTTGCAAAGAGGAGCTTGGAGCCGAATGT ATTGGAGCCTTTTAAGCTGGATGCTGCTGCTTATCCTTTCCTCGCTTTCTCTGGCATCCCCTCGGTCTCATTTGGATTCACCTCTGGTAACTTG GAATACCCGTACTTCGGCACAGAGCTGGACACCAGGGAGAAACTGAACGTGGCTGCGGGCAATCAGGTTCCTCAGCTGGCAGAAACGgcggctcggttcgcaggtcacaTGGTGCTGAGGCTGGTCCATGATCACCTGCTGCGTATGGACGTGATGAAGTACAACAATATTATCCGCAACCATGTTGTCCAGATCAACACCAAAGTCTATTCTGTTAAGAGG ATGCAGCCCCAGCTGTTGCCCAAGGCCTTGACTGTGCAGTGGTTAATCTCGGCCTCCGGCTCCTACGGACGCGTGGCTCAGCGGCTGGTGACGGACATGCAGAACAGTGACCTGGAGGACATTGAGATGTGTCGCATCATTAATGACCGCATAATGGCG GTGGAAAGGAACCTCCTGTCGCCCTACGTGTCTCCCAGAGACAGCCCGTTCCGCCACATCATGCTGGGCTCCGGCCCTCACACCCTCAAGGCTCTTTCCAACCACCTCGATGGCCTCAAGAACGACCACCCCGAGTCGGACGCCGACCTCTTCCGCAACCAGCTGGCCATGGCGACCTGGACGGTTCAGGGCTGTGCCAACTCGCTAGCCGGGGATATCTGGGCCTTGGATAATGAAATCTAA